One window of the Candidatus Bathyarchaeum sp. genome contains the following:
- the tmk gene encoding dTMP kinase, producing the protein MTSKGTFICIEGLDGSGKTTHTYQLVRNLRKHGFDAVYTTEPSRGELGTFIRGTILEGKKRVPRVVEAVLFAADRIEHLEKEVKPALEQGKIVISDRCVYSSLAYQGSAGLELNWIEQINSSAFFPDLTVYIDVPPEVVLKRIHRKKSVMEHMEIQREVQKVYKKYVEAGKLMPVNGNASKSKVEQKILKLVLEFIKTNS; encoded by the coding sequence ATGACCTCTAAAGGCACATTCATTTGCATTGAAGGTTTGGATGGAAGCGGGAAAACAACCCACACTTACCAGCTAGTTCGGAATCTGCGAAAACATGGATTTGATGCTGTGTACACCACCGAACCCAGTCGTGGAGAACTAGGAACTTTCATACGGGGAACAATTCTCGAAGGAAAAAAACGTGTTCCTCGGGTTGTTGAAGCTGTTCTTTTTGCTGCTGACCGCATTGAACACCTAGAAAAAGAGGTCAAACCCGCCCTAGAACAAGGAAAAATTGTGATTTCAGACCGTTGTGTTTACTCTTCCCTTGCGTATCAGGGTTCAGCGGGGCTTGAATTAAATTGGATTGAACAAATTAATAGCTCGGCCTTTTTTCCTGATTTGACTGTGTATATTGATGTTCCTCCAGAAGTAGTGTTGAAGCGGATACACCGCAAAAAGTCTGTTATGGAGCATATGGAGATTCAACGAGAAGTCCAAAAAGTATACAAAAAATATGTTGAAGCTGGAAAACTTATGCCTGTTAACGGAAACGCCAGCAAATCAAAAGTAGAACAGAAAATTTTGAAATTGGTTCTAGAGTTTATAAAAACTAACTCTTAG